The DNA window GCCGGCGGCGTCCGTGGCCCTCGTGGAGTGCTGGATCAGCGCGTCGCTGTCGGCGTCCACCGAGTACAGGGCGGTGGTGGTGCCCGCCGTGACGGCGCCCGTGGCGCTGTTGTCGAACGAGTTCGTGTAGGCCGCGCTGGCCAGGTTCGGGTTGACTGTGCCGCTCGTGAAGGCGAAGGTGCCGTCGGCCGTCACGGTGCCGGCCGCGGAGGTCGCGGGAACGGGCGCGCTGAACAGGGTCGCGCGGAAGTTCAGGTCACCCTGACCGATCACGCGCAGGCGGTTGGCGACCGGATTGAAGTCCGCCGCGACGACGCTGGCGCCCGTCACCGTGGCGCCGTCGGCGGTGGCGGCCCCGGTGGTGGTGTTGATCACGTAGACCTTGCCGGCGCTGGTCACGCCGTACAGCCGGTTGTCCGTGTTGCGCACGTCGATGTCCACCAGGGCCTCGCCGCTGGCCAGACCGCTCACGGCGACGCTGGTCAGGCTGGCACCGGGGTTGTCCATGCCGAAGGTGGCGATCTTGCCGCTGGTGGTCAGGCCATAGGCGACCTGTCCAGCCGGCGCCACCGGAACGGTCGTCGCAGGCTGGTTGCACGCAGCGAGGGCGAGGGTAGACAGCAGGGCCAGCAGGGCAGTGTTTTTCATGTGGCTATCCTTTGGGAGCAGGGGGCCACGCCGGGCTGGTGATTGCCAGCCCGCTCGGGCACGGTTGAGCTCCTGATGACCTGTATTTCATGTGGGCCTGAAGCAAAGATGTTAGGGCCTCAGCGCACCTTTGGGGTCAGTTCATGATCAGGGGAGGTCTCGCGGGTGGACGTGGCGAGTCCAGAAGGTTCTGCGGCCCGCGTGTGCCCTCACCTGCGGGGCCATGTGGACCCTGAACCGGGCACCAGGTGGCGGCGGCTCAGGGCTCCCGGGACGCGTCCGGCAGGCGGCTCTCGATGGCGCGGGCGTGCGCTTCGAGGCCCTCGGCGCGGGCCAGCGTCACGGCGGCCGGACCCACGCGGCGCAGCGTGTCCTCGCTCACGCCCACCACCGAGATGATGGTCTGGAAGTCGCGGACGT is part of the Deinococcus metalli genome and encodes:
- a CDS encoding DUF4394 domain-containing protein, producing MKNTALLALLSTLALAACNQPATTVPVAPAGQVAYGLTTSGKIATFGMDNPGASLTSVAVSGLASGEALVDIDVRNTDNRLYGVTSAGKVYVINTTTGAATADGATVTGASVVAADFNPVANRLRVIGQGDLNFRATLFSAPVPATSAAGTVTADGTFAFTSGTVNPNLASAAYTNSFDNSATGAVTAGTTTALYSVDADSDALIQHSTRATDAAGTFNGLTVVGALGTNVSAGTTGFDIAGASSAYLSSASGSSTTLYSVNLTTGAATSKGTLSGTALTSLALKLAPQ